From a single Drosophila sulfurigaster albostrigata strain 15112-1811.04 chromosome 3, ASM2355843v2, whole genome shotgun sequence genomic region:
- the LOC133843267 gene encoding protein mahjong isoform X2, with protein MSDANSNANGNGNENARAQDEELPNDIALDNAIFAAAYQSDDEPADEEQEADAQSEDNSNEVNAEGEDDAEDAEVEVDGEGDGEEEGDNDGDGDAAVEDDDADADADNANTEDDPAADRRSATKRELTQIIDKWEQEQTQSGYDPVPTLRSLAEIFEREKDVYMRKDPDPLDLRHPYRTDPSCQYGLMLKLLFRKDQFMGKLLNDYLRENYFSRQNVSRSSLELNIIACRLILVVMPGLETTAVFQTAEEDGIISRLYNWAEDSIEPLQSYATGLLAAAMEVSDIAISCRDQNMRLVPKMINRLHMLLACSCMSKNATGEASTAHNNSADSSFSSGMLSWMACGAASAPQSPQHNGASGSASNMSILFENSRDAFPLSRYYKRMYIPLHPPTADTSQMLIMRFLTSLGEYQEFLGMAFGNNVMVLIFSHLEELDRRDTCLAYEVLKYLASLLCHKKFALEFISHGGLELLLNVPRPSLATTGVSIAIYYLAYCEDAMERICSMPRPLIANLVRYALWILGRCHDSSKCHATMFFSLSFQFKVILDEFDAQDGLRKLYNVISVLKILDPSHNDSENASDINEDVECASRQMVRHVCVALKRYMEAHFFYKYNNFICQHYATSSSSSTHYFSQHPTVAAKLTFDQLHEQIRTLQEHTSVRAHWEPVDQLLKLGGITMLLRIIAFSYEWVNSGRSETVRSALDVLSVCCVIPRVYLVLCERLQMLDKTTTSGFCSVLGAAAGEITADAEVLKSALAVLCHCVCSPIIRKDSGSSLMKFGNSSRKNKANQKYAEELIEKVWESVCSNNGIVVLLSLMQTKGPITDADCIRGMACRALAGLARSDRVRQIVGKLPLFASGQLQALMRDPILQEKRAEHVLFQKYALELLERISGKTKPLNNPLDPSLTNMHKANVIAQTRIQYNEQQLYQLIFEHLESKGLGQTAQMLQREVGLPLQTTTTRNFHQSPFDYKGFSGISSISRSRLRNRMQDVNAAIMSSGEPSRSQADDTSLHCSSSGNASTSGSAAAPGIPNFNHLSAQTPIKLRKTERATSSISRSLQKQISLGNAESSSVGLTDDLANSPALYPKRVTLNSIVTEYLTNQHSLCNNPVTTCPQFDLYEPHKCPDPRPSRLLSSNYNLTSRHFRTQAGFNTARFDRRHVHTHFAPWRTIRSADYDDLEFTCCDVVGNYLIVGTHQGESKVFNMNDGVEQFSSICHTYGVDAIQANRGGDLVLTTSLWRIRTTILWSITDNEFRSKLRLPDVGYCEFSQTTQDRLLGTHNDCAVLYDINTGSKVSTFTPTIPNQYTKNRATLCRTDELLLSDGVLWDVRSGKEIHKFDKFNQCISGVFHPNCLEIIANTEVWDLRTFHLLQTVPVLDQRNCTFSPMHVIYGASLGADRDHDMETTTYDTSFNVLDAYDYSSIATIDVKRNINDLSVSANGSLIAVVEDHTGYDSKQETYVKIYAVGVKKSERSEEEDDEEVPESNEEGSDTGSDTGSENAFAIGPNFMGFPLRSHRNRNVISESSSGEDNDSDLDDGDDDDDDDIEILSNIDELDFDGEPSSDD; from the exons ATGTCGGATGCAAATTCGAATGCGAATggcaatggaaatgaaaatgctcgAGCACAGGATGAAGAATTGCCAAACGACATTGCATTGGATAATGCCATCTTTGCCGCAGCCTATCAGAGCGATGATGAACCAGCTGATGAGGAGCAGGAGGCTGACGCACAAAGCGAGGACAATTCGAATGAAGTAAACGCAGAGGGCGAAGATGATGCAGAGGATGCCGAAGTGGAAGTTGATGGAGAGGGCGATGGCGAGGAAGAAGGCGATAATGATGGAGATGGCGACGCAGCTGTTGAAGATGatgatgccgatgccgatgctgatAACGCCAATACAGAGGATGACCCTGCGGCAGATCGGCGTTCGGCTACCAAAAGAGAACTTACCCAAATCATAGATAAATGGGAGCAGGAGCAAACACAGAGTGGCTACGATCCAGTGCCCACGCTCAGAAg TCTGGCTGAGATCTTTGAGCGTGAAAAGGATGTATACATGCGAAAAGATCCCGATCCGCTGGACTTAAGGCATCCCTATAGAACCGATCCAAGTTGCCAATATGGGTTGATGCTCAAACTGCTCTTTCGAAAGGATCAGTTCATGGGCAAA ctgCTTAATGACTATCTGAGGGAAAACTACTTTAGTCGGCAGAACGTAAGTCGCAGCTCCCTTGAGCTGAACATCATTGCCTGTCGGCTAATACTCGTCGTTATGCCTGGCCTTGAGACAACAGCAGTATTTCAGACTGCCGAGGAGGACGGCATCATCAGTCGTCTTTATAACTGGGCAGAAGATAGCATTGAACCGCTTCAAAGCTATGCCACAGGTCTGTTAGCCGCTGCCATGGAGGTTAGTGATATTGCGATTAGTTGTCGCGACCAGAATATGCGATTGGTGCCCAAGATGATCAATCGCCTGCACATGCTACTTGCCTGTAGTTGCATGAGCAAAAATGCTACAGGAGAAGCAAGTACTGCGCATAACAACTCTGCGGATAGCAGTTTCTCGTCGGGTATGCTCAGCTGGATGGCTTGTGGCGCTGCCTCGGCGCCGCAGTCGCCGCAACATAATGGCGCTAGTGGTAGTGCATCAAATATGTCGATATTGTTTGAGAACAGCCGGGACGCGTTTCCATTGTCACGCTATTATAAGCGTATGTATATACCGCTCCATCCGCCCACCGCAGACACCAGTCAGATGCTCATCATGCGCTTCCTAACCAGCCTAGGCGAGTACCAGGAATTCCTGGGTATGGCGTTTGGCAACAATGTTATGGTGCTCATTTTTAGTCACCTGGAAGAGCTGGACAGACGAGACACTTGCCTTGCCTATGAGGTGCTCAAGTATCTTGCCTCCTTGCTCTGTCACAAGAAGTTTGCTTTAGAATTTATTTCCCATGGTGGTCTGGAA CTACTTTTGAATGTGCCACGGCCAAGTTTGGCCACGACGGGTGTATCCATTGCAATATACTATCTGGCGTACTGTGAGGATGCCATGGAACGCATTTGCAGCATGCCACGTCCATTAATTGCGAATCTGGTGCGTTATGCTCTGTGGATACTTGGAAGGTGTCATGATTCGTCCAAATGTCATGCCACCATGTTCTTCAGCTTAAGTTTTCAGTTTAAGGTCATTCTCGATGAGTTTGATGCCCAGGATGGCTTACGCAAACTCTACAATGTT ATTTCCGTACTGAAAATTCTGGATCCCAGTCATAATGATAGCGAAAATGCCTCAGATATCAACGAGGATGTTGAATGCGCTTCCCGTCAGATGGTTCGACACGTTTGTGTTGCTCTCAAGCGCTATATGGAAGCGCATTTCTTTTACAAGTACAACAACTTCATATGCCAACACTACGCTACCTCGTCCTCATCGTCGACGCACTACTTCAGCCAACATCCGACAGTGGCAGCTAAACTCACATTTGATCAGTTGCATGAGCAGATAAGAACGCTCCAGGAGCATACATCAGTGCGGGCACATTGGGAGCCAGTGGATCAGCTACTAAAACTGGGTGGCATAACTATGTTGTTGCGCATTATTGCCTTCAGCTACGAATGGGTGAACAGCGGACGCTCGGAGACCGTGCGTTCAGCTCTCGATGTGCTTAGCGTATGCTGTGTGATACCGCGCGTCTATCTGGTGCTTTGCGAACGCCTGCAGATGTTAGACAAGACGACAACGTCTGGCTTTTGTTCGGTACTGGGAGCTGCTGCAGGCGAGATCACAGCCGATGCTGAGGTCTTAAAATCGGCGCTGGCCGTCCTCTGTCATTGTGTCTGCTCGCCAATTATTCGTAAGGACAGTGGGAGCAGTCtaatgaaatttggcaacTCGTCgcgcaaaaacaaagcaaatcaaaaatatgccGAGGAACTGATCGAAAAGGTGTGGGAATCTGTGTGCTCCAACAATGGTATTGTGGTGTTGCTGTCACTCATGCAAACCAAAGGACCCATTACAGATGCGGATTGCATACGCGGCATGGCCTGTCGAGCATTGGCCGGTTTGGCGCGCTCTGATCGTGTGCGTCAAATTGTTGGAAAACTACCGTTGTTTGCCAGTGGACAGCTGCAAGCTCTTATGCGTGATCCCATATTGCAAGAGAAGCGAGCGGAGCATGTGCTCTTTCAAAAGTATGCACTGGAGCTGCTCGAACGCATTTCTGGCAAGACAAAACCACTGAACAACCCTCTGGATCCATCGCTGACCAACATGCACAAGGCCAACGTAATTGCTCAGACGCGCATTCAATATAACGAACAGCAGTTGTATCAGCTAATCTTCGAGCATCTGGAGAGCAAAGGACTTGGTCAAACGGCTCAGATGCTGCAGCGTGAGGTCGGATTGCCGTTgcagacgacaacaacacgTAACTTTCATCAGTCGCCATTCGACTATAAAGGTTTCTCCGGCATTAGTTCAATATCACGCAGTCGACTGCGCAACCGAATGCAAGATGTGAATGCTGCTATCATGTCTAGTGGGGAACCAAGTCGCAGTCAAGCAGACGATACATCGCTGCACTGTAGCAGCAGTGGCAATGCATCCACGAGCGGATCGGCTGCTGCACCAGGCATACCTAATTTTAATCATCTCAGCGCACAGACGCCCATAAAGCTGAGAAAGACGGAGCGTGCCACATCTTCCATCAGTCGTTCACTACAGAAGCAAATCAGTCTGGGCAACGCTGAGTCCAGCTCCGTAGGATTGACAGATGACCTGGCTAACTCGCCGGCGCTGTATCCCAAGCGGGTTACTCTTAACAGCATTGTGACTGAGTATCTGACGAATCAGCACTCACTGTGCAACAATCCGGTGACAACATGCCCACAATTCGATCTGTACGAGCCGCACAAGTGTCCCGATCCACGTCCCAGCCGTCTACTTAGCTCCAACTACAATCTGACTTCCAGACACTTTCGTACCCAGGCTGGATTTAATACCGCACGATTCGATCGTCGTCATGTTCATACACACTTTGCACCATGGCGTACAATACGCTCTGCTGACTATGATGATCTGGAGTTCACTTGCTGTGACGTTGTGGGCAATTATCTTATCGTTGGCACACATCAGGGCGAAAGCAAAGTGTTCAACATGAACGACGGCGTGGAACAGTTCTCCTCCATATGTCACACATATGGCGTGGATGCAATACAGGCAAATCGAGGCGGCGATCTGGTACTGACCACCAGTCTGTGGCGTATTCGTACTACAATTCTGTGGTCCATTACCGACAATGAATTCCGCTCCAAGTTGCGTCTGCCCGATGTCGGATACTGCGAGTTTAGCCAGACAACTCAGGATCGTTTGCTGGGCACACACAACGAT TGTGCGGTACTATATGATATTAATACGGGTTCAAAAGTCTCAACCTTTACACCGACCATACCCAATCAGTACACAAAGAATCGCGCGACGCTGTGCCGTACGGATGAGTTGCTGTTATCAG ATGGCGTGCTTTGGGACGTTCGCTCCGGCAAAGAAATTCACAAGTTCGATAAGTTCAATCAGTGCATATCGGGTGTATTTCATCCTAACTGCCTGGAG atCATTGCCAACACAGAAGTTTGGGATTTACGCACGTTTCATTTGCTGCAAACGGTGCCGGTGCTGGACCAAAGGAACTGCACATTCTCGCCTATGCATGTGATATATGGGGCCAGTTTGGGTGCTGATAGGGACCACGATATGGAGACGACCACCTATGATACCAGCTTTAATGTACTCGATGCATACGACTATTCGAGTATCGCAACCATTGATGTGAAGCGCAACATTAACGATCTGAGCGTTAGTGCAAATGGTAGCCTAATTGCCGTTGTGGAGGATCACACCGGTTACGATTCAAAGCAGGAGACCTATGTGAAGATCTATGCCGTTGGTGTTAAAAAGAGCGAGCGCTCGGAAGAG GAAGATGATGAGGAGGTGCCCGAATCCAATGAGGAGGGCTCTGATACGGGATCGGATACGGGCTCTGAAAATG CATTTGCAATTGGTCCGAATTTCATGGGTTTTCCGCTACGTAGCCATCGCAATCGGAATGTCATTAGTGAATCCTCCAGTGGTGAAGATAATGATAGCGACCTGGACGATggtgatgatgacgatgacgatgatattgaaattttgtCCAACATCGATGAGTTGGATTTTGATGGCGAACCCAGTAGTGATG ATTGA
- the LOC133843267 gene encoding protein mahjong isoform X1, whose translation MSDANSNANGNGNENARAQDEELPNDIALDNAIFAAAYQSDDEPADEEQEADAQSEDNSNEVNAEGEDDAEDAEVEVDGEGDGEEEGDNDGDGDAAVEDDDADADADNANTEDDPAADRRSATKRELTQIIDKWEQEQTQSGYDPVPTLRSLAEIFEREKDVYMRKDPDPLDLRHPYRTDPSCQYGLMLKLLFRKDQFMGKLLNDYLRENYFSRQNVSRSSLELNIIACRLILVVMPGLETTAVFQTAEEDGIISRLYNWAEDSIEPLQSYATGLLAAAMEVSDIAISCRDQNMRLVPKMINRLHMLLACSCMSKNATGEASTAHNNSADSSFSSGMLSWMACGAASAPQSPQHNGASGSASNMSILFENSRDAFPLSRYYKRMYIPLHPPTADTSQMLIMRFLTSLGEYQEFLGMAFGNNVMVLIFSHLEELDRRDTCLAYEVLKYLASLLCHKKFALEFISHGGLELLLNVPRPSLATTGVSIAIYYLAYCEDAMERICSMPRPLIANLVRYALWILGRCHDSSKCHATMFFSLSFQFKVILDEFDAQDGLRKLYNVISVLKILDPSHNDSENASDINEDVECASRQMVRHVCVALKRYMEAHFFYKYNNFICQHYATSSSSSTHYFSQHPTVAAKLTFDQLHEQIRTLQEHTSVRAHWEPVDQLLKLGGITMLLRIIAFSYEWVNSGRSETVRSALDVLSVCCVIPRVYLVLCERLQMLDKTTTSGFCSVLGAAAGEITADAEVLKSALAVLCHCVCSPIIRKDSGSSLMKFGNSSRKNKANQKYAEELIEKVWESVCSNNGIVVLLSLMQTKGPITDADCIRGMACRALAGLARSDRVRQIVGKLPLFASGQLQALMRDPILQEKRAEHVLFQKYALELLERISGKTKPLNNPLDPSLTNMHKANVIAQTRIQYNEQQLYQLIFEHLESKGLGQTAQMLQREVGLPLQTTTTRNFHQSPFDYKGFSGISSISRSRLRNRMQDVNAAIMSSGEPSRSQADDTSLHCSSSGNASTSGSAAAPGIPNFNHLSAQTPIKLRKTERATSSISRSLQKQISLGNAESSSVGLTDDLANSPALYPKRVTLNSIVTEYLTNQHSLCNNPVTTCPQFDLYEPHKCPDPRPSRLLSSNYNLTSRHFRTQAGFNTARFDRRHVHTHFAPWRTIRSADYDDLEFTCCDVVGNYLIVGTHQGESKVFNMNDGVEQFSSICHTYGVDAIQANRGGDLVLTTSLWRIRTTILWSITDNEFRSKLRLPDVGYCEFSQTTQDRLLGTHNDCAVLYDINTGSKVSTFTPTIPNQYTKNRATLCRTDELLLSDGVLWDVRSGKEIHKFDKFNQCISGVFHPNCLEIIANTEVWDLRTFHLLQTVPVLDQRNCTFSPMHVIYGASLGADRDHDMETTTYDTSFNVLDAYDYSSIATIDVKRNINDLSVSANGSLIAVVEDHTGYDSKQETYVKIYAVGVKKSERSEEVRPVKDLAVDEGVVRSGGGASEEPSPPVNAPSGDSPLIRIVEAAARAHTPPLNFALLDPDAEAYVDAIANGIGVGLGVGVGDGLGVGGVDDGNEARARRPSRLRPASHANANLARQHAPNSSIVGVRRRARTLGGAGAPIDLRTLMRQVDDIEFNIMSMLAGR comes from the exons ATGTCGGATGCAAATTCGAATGCGAATggcaatggaaatgaaaatgctcgAGCACAGGATGAAGAATTGCCAAACGACATTGCATTGGATAATGCCATCTTTGCCGCAGCCTATCAGAGCGATGATGAACCAGCTGATGAGGAGCAGGAGGCTGACGCACAAAGCGAGGACAATTCGAATGAAGTAAACGCAGAGGGCGAAGATGATGCAGAGGATGCCGAAGTGGAAGTTGATGGAGAGGGCGATGGCGAGGAAGAAGGCGATAATGATGGAGATGGCGACGCAGCTGTTGAAGATGatgatgccgatgccgatgctgatAACGCCAATACAGAGGATGACCCTGCGGCAGATCGGCGTTCGGCTACCAAAAGAGAACTTACCCAAATCATAGATAAATGGGAGCAGGAGCAAACACAGAGTGGCTACGATCCAGTGCCCACGCTCAGAAg TCTGGCTGAGATCTTTGAGCGTGAAAAGGATGTATACATGCGAAAAGATCCCGATCCGCTGGACTTAAGGCATCCCTATAGAACCGATCCAAGTTGCCAATATGGGTTGATGCTCAAACTGCTCTTTCGAAAGGATCAGTTCATGGGCAAA ctgCTTAATGACTATCTGAGGGAAAACTACTTTAGTCGGCAGAACGTAAGTCGCAGCTCCCTTGAGCTGAACATCATTGCCTGTCGGCTAATACTCGTCGTTATGCCTGGCCTTGAGACAACAGCAGTATTTCAGACTGCCGAGGAGGACGGCATCATCAGTCGTCTTTATAACTGGGCAGAAGATAGCATTGAACCGCTTCAAAGCTATGCCACAGGTCTGTTAGCCGCTGCCATGGAGGTTAGTGATATTGCGATTAGTTGTCGCGACCAGAATATGCGATTGGTGCCCAAGATGATCAATCGCCTGCACATGCTACTTGCCTGTAGTTGCATGAGCAAAAATGCTACAGGAGAAGCAAGTACTGCGCATAACAACTCTGCGGATAGCAGTTTCTCGTCGGGTATGCTCAGCTGGATGGCTTGTGGCGCTGCCTCGGCGCCGCAGTCGCCGCAACATAATGGCGCTAGTGGTAGTGCATCAAATATGTCGATATTGTTTGAGAACAGCCGGGACGCGTTTCCATTGTCACGCTATTATAAGCGTATGTATATACCGCTCCATCCGCCCACCGCAGACACCAGTCAGATGCTCATCATGCGCTTCCTAACCAGCCTAGGCGAGTACCAGGAATTCCTGGGTATGGCGTTTGGCAACAATGTTATGGTGCTCATTTTTAGTCACCTGGAAGAGCTGGACAGACGAGACACTTGCCTTGCCTATGAGGTGCTCAAGTATCTTGCCTCCTTGCTCTGTCACAAGAAGTTTGCTTTAGAATTTATTTCCCATGGTGGTCTGGAA CTACTTTTGAATGTGCCACGGCCAAGTTTGGCCACGACGGGTGTATCCATTGCAATATACTATCTGGCGTACTGTGAGGATGCCATGGAACGCATTTGCAGCATGCCACGTCCATTAATTGCGAATCTGGTGCGTTATGCTCTGTGGATACTTGGAAGGTGTCATGATTCGTCCAAATGTCATGCCACCATGTTCTTCAGCTTAAGTTTTCAGTTTAAGGTCATTCTCGATGAGTTTGATGCCCAGGATGGCTTACGCAAACTCTACAATGTT ATTTCCGTACTGAAAATTCTGGATCCCAGTCATAATGATAGCGAAAATGCCTCAGATATCAACGAGGATGTTGAATGCGCTTCCCGTCAGATGGTTCGACACGTTTGTGTTGCTCTCAAGCGCTATATGGAAGCGCATTTCTTTTACAAGTACAACAACTTCATATGCCAACACTACGCTACCTCGTCCTCATCGTCGACGCACTACTTCAGCCAACATCCGACAGTGGCAGCTAAACTCACATTTGATCAGTTGCATGAGCAGATAAGAACGCTCCAGGAGCATACATCAGTGCGGGCACATTGGGAGCCAGTGGATCAGCTACTAAAACTGGGTGGCATAACTATGTTGTTGCGCATTATTGCCTTCAGCTACGAATGGGTGAACAGCGGACGCTCGGAGACCGTGCGTTCAGCTCTCGATGTGCTTAGCGTATGCTGTGTGATACCGCGCGTCTATCTGGTGCTTTGCGAACGCCTGCAGATGTTAGACAAGACGACAACGTCTGGCTTTTGTTCGGTACTGGGAGCTGCTGCAGGCGAGATCACAGCCGATGCTGAGGTCTTAAAATCGGCGCTGGCCGTCCTCTGTCATTGTGTCTGCTCGCCAATTATTCGTAAGGACAGTGGGAGCAGTCtaatgaaatttggcaacTCGTCgcgcaaaaacaaagcaaatcaaaaatatgccGAGGAACTGATCGAAAAGGTGTGGGAATCTGTGTGCTCCAACAATGGTATTGTGGTGTTGCTGTCACTCATGCAAACCAAAGGACCCATTACAGATGCGGATTGCATACGCGGCATGGCCTGTCGAGCATTGGCCGGTTTGGCGCGCTCTGATCGTGTGCGTCAAATTGTTGGAAAACTACCGTTGTTTGCCAGTGGACAGCTGCAAGCTCTTATGCGTGATCCCATATTGCAAGAGAAGCGAGCGGAGCATGTGCTCTTTCAAAAGTATGCACTGGAGCTGCTCGAACGCATTTCTGGCAAGACAAAACCACTGAACAACCCTCTGGATCCATCGCTGACCAACATGCACAAGGCCAACGTAATTGCTCAGACGCGCATTCAATATAACGAACAGCAGTTGTATCAGCTAATCTTCGAGCATCTGGAGAGCAAAGGACTTGGTCAAACGGCTCAGATGCTGCAGCGTGAGGTCGGATTGCCGTTgcagacgacaacaacacgTAACTTTCATCAGTCGCCATTCGACTATAAAGGTTTCTCCGGCATTAGTTCAATATCACGCAGTCGACTGCGCAACCGAATGCAAGATGTGAATGCTGCTATCATGTCTAGTGGGGAACCAAGTCGCAGTCAAGCAGACGATACATCGCTGCACTGTAGCAGCAGTGGCAATGCATCCACGAGCGGATCGGCTGCTGCACCAGGCATACCTAATTTTAATCATCTCAGCGCACAGACGCCCATAAAGCTGAGAAAGACGGAGCGTGCCACATCTTCCATCAGTCGTTCACTACAGAAGCAAATCAGTCTGGGCAACGCTGAGTCCAGCTCCGTAGGATTGACAGATGACCTGGCTAACTCGCCGGCGCTGTATCCCAAGCGGGTTACTCTTAACAGCATTGTGACTGAGTATCTGACGAATCAGCACTCACTGTGCAACAATCCGGTGACAACATGCCCACAATTCGATCTGTACGAGCCGCACAAGTGTCCCGATCCACGTCCCAGCCGTCTACTTAGCTCCAACTACAATCTGACTTCCAGACACTTTCGTACCCAGGCTGGATTTAATACCGCACGATTCGATCGTCGTCATGTTCATACACACTTTGCACCATGGCGTACAATACGCTCTGCTGACTATGATGATCTGGAGTTCACTTGCTGTGACGTTGTGGGCAATTATCTTATCGTTGGCACACATCAGGGCGAAAGCAAAGTGTTCAACATGAACGACGGCGTGGAACAGTTCTCCTCCATATGTCACACATATGGCGTGGATGCAATACAGGCAAATCGAGGCGGCGATCTGGTACTGACCACCAGTCTGTGGCGTATTCGTACTACAATTCTGTGGTCCATTACCGACAATGAATTCCGCTCCAAGTTGCGTCTGCCCGATGTCGGATACTGCGAGTTTAGCCAGACAACTCAGGATCGTTTGCTGGGCACACACAACGAT TGTGCGGTACTATATGATATTAATACGGGTTCAAAAGTCTCAACCTTTACACCGACCATACCCAATCAGTACACAAAGAATCGCGCGACGCTGTGCCGTACGGATGAGTTGCTGTTATCAG ATGGCGTGCTTTGGGACGTTCGCTCCGGCAAAGAAATTCACAAGTTCGATAAGTTCAATCAGTGCATATCGGGTGTATTTCATCCTAACTGCCTGGAG atCATTGCCAACACAGAAGTTTGGGATTTACGCACGTTTCATTTGCTGCAAACGGTGCCGGTGCTGGACCAAAGGAACTGCACATTCTCGCCTATGCATGTGATATATGGGGCCAGTTTGGGTGCTGATAGGGACCACGATATGGAGACGACCACCTATGATACCAGCTTTAATGTACTCGATGCATACGACTATTCGAGTATCGCAACCATTGATGTGAAGCGCAACATTAACGATCTGAGCGTTAGTGCAAATGGTAGCCTAATTGCCGTTGTGGAGGATCACACCGGTTACGATTCAAAGCAGGAGACCTATGTGAAGATCTATGCCGTTGGTGTTAAAAAGAGCGAGCGCTCGGAAGAGGTGCGTCCGGTTAAGGACTTGGCCGTCGATGAGGGCGTCGTTCGAAGCGGCGGCGGCGCGTCCGAGGAACCGTCACCGCCCGTCAATGCACCAAGTGGTGACTCTCCGCTAATTCGCATCGTCGAAGCGGCGGCTCGCGCCCATACGCCACCGTTGAATTTTGCTTTGCTCGATCCAGATGCCGAAGCCTATGTTGATGCTATTGCAAATGGCATTGGTGTTGGTCTAGGTGTTGGTGTGGGTGACGGTCTAGGTGTAGGCGGTGTTGACGACGGCAATGAGGCACGCGCCCGTCGCCCGAGCCGCCTAAGGCCTGCGTCACATGCGAATGCAAATCTGGCTCGCCAGCATGCTCCCAACAGCTCAATTGTTGGTGTGCGACGGCGAGCACGTACACTGGGCGGTGCAGGCGCGCCCATCGATCTCAGAACGCTCATGCGGCAGGTGGAtgatattgaatttaatattatgtcTATGCTTGCAGGAAGATGA
- the LOC133841191 gene encoding protein TEX261, whose amino-acid sequence MGFLFILSWISLGIQITFVTLSLVAGLYYLAELAEEYTTPARRFILFMISFTIMVYIMFIFFEDFPWTMLLCGLTAQGFHFSIMTDFPFIRLLSVPFIGSLAMLVINHLLAFQYFTTVYVPFTQVLAYFTICMWMVPFALFVSVSANDNVLPTTIGSNERRLGSNNPDVVSNYFSRNKKMGLLSLFNYMKETLLPGRSKKTF is encoded by the exons atgggTTTCCTGTTTATACTCAGTTGGATCTCCTTAGGTATACAAATCACCTTCGTAACGCTGTCCTTAG TGGCCGGACTTTACTACTTGGCTGAATTGGCGGAGGAATACACAACGCCTGCACGacgatttattttgtttatgataAGTTTCACAATTATGGTCTACATCATGTTCATATTCTTTGAGGACTTCCCCTGGACCATGCTGCTGTGCGGTCTGACAGCACAAGGATTTCATTTCTCTATAATGACTGATTTTCCATTCATTCGTTTGCTGTCGGTGCCATTTATTGGCTCTTTGGCCATGTTGGTCATCAATCATCTGTTGGCTTTTCAGTATTTCACTACCGTCTACGTGCCCTTCACACAG GTTCTCGCTTACTTTACTATCTGCATGTGGATGGTTCCCTTTGCATTGTTCGTTTCGGTGAGTGCCAACGACAACGTGTTGCCCACCACGATTGGGAGCAATGAAAGAAGACTGGGCAGCAATAATCCCGATGTTGTCAGCAATTACTTCTCGCGCAACAAGAAGATGGGACTGTTATCGTTGTTCAACTACATGAAAGAGACTTTGTTGCCCGGACGCAGCAAGAAAACATTTTGA
- the LOC133841190 gene encoding ribose-5-phosphate isomerase: MLKPLLLYRGFLTPQLPHLISFGINSAKASTLFRRNFCKMDDKIALDAAKSAAAQAAVDQWVTEDTKVVGVGSGSTIVFAVERLAERVWKEGALADMICVPSSYQARKLILDHNLTLGDLDRNPKIDVYIDGADEVDSHMVLIKGGGGCLMQEKIVASCAKTVIIIADYTKKSLRLGEQWCKGIPIEIAPMAHVPVKLKIEALFGGEASLRIALKKAGPIVTDNGNFLLDWKFLAKREYNWDEVNRAISMIPGVLETGLFVDMASKCYFGMADGSVKTQNK, from the coding sequence ATGCTGAAGCCATTGTTACTGTACCGAGGTTTCCTTACACCGCAGTTACCACATTTGATCTCATTTGGAATTAATTCTGCAAAAGCTTCGACACTTTTTCGGCGAAATTTCTGCAAGATGGACGATAAAATTGCACTAGACGCCGCCAAGAGTGCGGCTGCCCAAGCCGCTGTTGATCAATGGGTCACAGAGGACACCAAAGTAGTTGGTGTGGGCAGCGGATCAACAATAGTGTTTGCTGTAGAACGACTCGCGGAGCGCGTGTGGAAGGAGGGTGCCCTGGCGGACATGATCTGTGTGCCTTCCTCATACCAGGCACGCAAACTAATTCTGGATCACAATCTGACGTTGGGCGATTTGGATCGCAATCCCAAAATCGACGTGTACATTGATGGAGCCGACGAGGTCGACAGCCACATGGTGCTCATCAAGGGCGGCGGTGGTTGCCTGATGCAGGAAAAGATTGTGGCTTCATGCGCCAAGACAGTTATCATTATCGCAGACTACACAAAGAAGTCGCTGCGCCTGGGCGAGCAATGGTGCAAAGGCATTCCCATTGAAATTGCGCCAATGGCACATGTACCAGTCAAACTGAAGATTGAGGCACTTTTTGGAGGTGAAGCAAGTCTTCGTATTGCCCTGAAGAAAGCTGGACCCATTGTTACCGACAATGGTAACTTTCTGCTAGACTGGAAGTTTTTGGCCAAGCGCGAATACAACTGGGATGAGGTGAATCGTGCAATTAGCATGATACCTGGTGTCCTGGAGACGGGTTTATTTGTGGACATGGCATCGAAGTGTTACTTTGGCATGGCCGACGGCAGCGTCAAGACACAGAACAAGTAG